A single window of Nasonia vitripennis strain AsymCx chromosome 4, Nvit_psr_1.1, whole genome shotgun sequence DNA harbors:
- the Atp5d gene encoding ATP synthase subunit delta, mitochondrial, with translation MAAIARTLRPFLRCTRTQKRFYADAPAGDQMKFTFAGANQVFYDQAVVKQVDVPSFSGSFGILPKHVPTLAVLKPGVVTVYEQGGDSKRIFVSSGTVTINEDSSVQVLAEEAHPVDSLDSSAARDILSKAQQQSSSASSDKDKAEAAIAVEVAEALVQATA, from the exons ATGGCCGCTATTGCCCGTACTCTGCGCCCCTTCCTCAGATGCACTCGCACTCAAAAGAGGTTCTATGCCGATGCTCCAGCCGGAGATCAAATGAAATTCACATTTGCTGGTGCTAACCAG GTATTTTACGATCAAGCTGTTGTCAAACAAGTTGATGTGCCATCATTTTCTGGCTCCTTCGGTATTCTACCAAAGCACGTACCCACCCTGGCCGTCTTAAAGCCTGGAGTAGTGACAGTGTACGAACAGGGAGGTGATTCCAAAAGGATTTTTGTATCTTCTGGTACTGTTACGATCAATGAAGACTCCAGTGTACAG GTCCTTGCTGAAGAAGCTCACCCAGTAGATTCCTTAGATAGTTCTGCAGCCAGGGATATTCTTAGCAAGGCACAGCAACAGTCATCATCTGCATCATCCGACAAAGACAAGGCAGAGGCTGCCATTGCAGTAGAAGTTGCTGAAGCTTTAGTGCAAGCTACTgcttaa
- the LOC103316517 gene encoding pickpocket protein 19-like, whose product MNRNKQIHHSDFYVKKNALWHFPTDTPKTDDEFKSRFKRPNVKKKKKIRKLPKRLENPVEMWKYFISHTSLHGLKYSQDENLYRIERVIWVLLFIAGAYSTVRVIFELYGNFQAKQTNIFIDDLNHDIFHISFPSVTICPSSRVDWEEATKIASTLIPATNKKATNTFFEILANMSNVKIANLDRLNVSINDDELEYLTRINISDVLFKVLPKCDKIIFNCSWSYVTVNCCEIFEVQRTGYGFCYTFNSLTSVGKLPEEPRNAHAYGVRSGLRFVTQNNFQYPPRHSNNDKINSVFMISHPKAMFPTKGRYVASGRRYNVDLKFTTAISSNEVLELENDENPPCKHENGSYQFVNCLSTCKRNYIQKLCGCTPSFFFPMADNSSRECNIQDLQCLAKERKEINEVHFSLAGEQPHVIKTMCNCPPECEYCNYDDYVIGTPYYKPDAIMLDVHYDGPTGVRYKRVIRVSRLDMMVQLGGIFGLFLGGSLLTILEFLYCFVVGLTLYVYQRLVCNKRKKDSLKIQNIINVTSYSNEKRIYPLLDFPPRVLNRKKPKF is encoded by the exons ATGAACCGCAATAAACAAATCCATCATTCTG ATTTCTACGTCAAGAAAAATGCATTGTGGCACTTTCCTACGGATACACCCAAGACTGATGATGAATTCAAATCGCGATTCAAAAGACCTAacgtgaagaagaaaaagaaaataaggaAGTTGCCGAAAAGACTTGAAAATCCAGTGGAAATGtggaaatatttcatttcgcACACGAGTCTTCACGGCCTAAAATACAGTCAAGACGAAAATTTGTACCGAATCGAACGAGTCATTTGGGTCTTGTTATTCATCGCAGGGGCGTATTCAACTGTGAGAGTAATCTTCGAACTGTACGGAAATTTTCAG GCTAAACAAACGAATATTTTTATCGATGACTTGAATCACGATATTTTTCACATTTCCTTTCCGAGCGTTACAATATGCCCTAGTTCTCGCGTGGATTGGGAGGAGGCTACCAAAATAGCGAGTACATTGATACCTGCGACGAATAAAAAAGCTACCAATACTTTCTTCGAAATTTTGGCGAATATGTCTAATGTCAAGATTGCCAATTTAGACAGATTGAACGTCTCAATTAATGATGATGAACTTGAATACCTCACGA GGATCAATATATCCGACGTATTGTTTAAAGTTTTGCCGAAATGTGACAAGATAATATTCAACTGTTCTTGGAGTTACGTAACGGTGAACTGCTGTGAAATATTTGAGGTGCAACGAACCGGCTATGGTTTTTGTTACACTTTCAACTCTTTGACCTCAGTAGGAAAGCTCCCCGAGGAACCTAGAAACGCTCATGCATATGGCGTCCGTAGTGGTTTGAGATTTGTAACACagaataattttcaatacCCGCCGCGTCATTCAAATAATG acaAAATTAACTCGGTGTTTATGATATCACATCCGAAAGCAATGTTCCCGACAAAAGGTCGATACGTAGCTTCTGGCAGGCGATATAACGTAGATCTGAAATTCACGACTGCCATTTCTTCAAATGAAGTGTTGGAGTTAGAAAATGATGAGAATCCACCTTGCAAGCACGAAAATGGATCATACCAGTTCGTGAATTGCTTGTCCACGTGTAAACGAAATTATATTCAAAAGCTGTGCGGTTGTACCCcaagtttcttttttcctaTGGCTG ATAATTCGTCCCGAGAGTGTAACATTCAAGATTTGCAATGTCTGGCAAAAGAGAGGA AGGAAATTAACGAGGTTCACTTTTCACTGGCCGGCGAACAGCCGCACGTAATTAAGACGATGTGCAACTGCCCACCGGAATGCGAATATTGCAACTATGATGATTATGTGATAGGAACTCCTTATTACAAGCCAGACGCAATTATGTTGGACGTTCATTACGATGGCCCGACAGGTGTTCGATACAAAAGAGTCATTCGGGTTTCGCGTTTAGATATGATGG TGCAGTTGGGTGGAATTTTCGGATTGTTCTTGGGCGGCTCGCTGCTGACCATCTTGGAATTCCTGTACTGCTTCGTCGTCGGGCTGACACTTTACGTCTATCAGAGGCTCGTCTGCAACAAGAGGAAAAAGGATTcgctgaaaattcaaaatattattaacgTGACGTCGTACAGTAACGAAAAAAGAATTTATCCGCTTCTCGATTTTCCGCCACGAGTTTTGAACAGAAAGAAACCCAAATTTTAA